Proteins encoded in a region of the Prochlorothrix hollandica PCC 9006 = CALU 1027 genome:
- the ntrB gene encoding nitrate ABC transporter permease, protein MATTSHRRSRSTPLDQLKKFGRLGTSTLAIVIFLGIWQLLCASPDANLPGPIAVVEDTWELIINPFFDNGGTDKGLFWQILASLQRVAVGFIAAAIVGIVLGMIIGSSTLIYDALDPIFQVLRTVPPLAWLPISLAALQDSEPSAIFVIFITAIWPIIINTSIGVQQLPQDYRNVSQVLQLSRWQYFIHVLFPATVPYVFTGLRIGIGLSWLAIVAAEMLIGGVGIGFFIWDAWNSSLISEIILALLYVGLVGLLLDKLISFLGDLVVKGTKS, encoded by the coding sequence ATGGCCACCACCTCCCATCGCCGTTCTCGATCGACCCCCCTTGACCAGTTAAAAAAGTTTGGTCGGTTGGGTACTTCAACCCTTGCGATCGTGATCTTTTTGGGGATTTGGCAATTACTGTGTGCCAGTCCTGATGCCAACTTACCGGGTCCGATCGCCGTTGTCGAAGACACTTGGGAATTGATTATTAATCCTTTCTTTGATAATGGGGGCACCGATAAAGGACTATTTTGGCAAATTCTGGCCAGTCTCCAGCGGGTAGCCGTCGGTTTTATTGCAGCAGCTATTGTCGGCATTGTATTAGGCATGATCATTGGCAGCAGTACCCTCATTTATGATGCCCTTGATCCAATTTTCCAGGTTTTGCGCACCGTCCCGCCCCTGGCTTGGTTGCCCATTTCCCTAGCGGCCCTCCAAGACAGTGAACCCTCGGCAATTTTTGTAATTTTTATTACGGCAATTTGGCCCATTATTATTAACACATCCATTGGAGTACAGCAACTGCCCCAAGACTATCGCAACGTGTCCCAGGTCTTGCAATTGTCCCGCTGGCAATATTTTATCCATGTTCTTTTTCCCGCTACGGTGCCCTATGTGTTCACCGGCCTGCGCATTGGCATTGGTTTGTCTTGGTTGGCGATCGTAGCTGCGGAAATGCTCATTGGTGGCGTTGGTATCGGTTTCTTTATTTGGGATGCCTGGAATAGTTCCCTCATTAGCGAAATTATTTTGGCCCTTCTTTATGTGGGCCTCGTGGGGTTATTGCTAGATAAGCTAATTTCTTTCTTAGGAGACTTAGTGGTTAAAGGAACCAAATCCTAA
- a CDS encoding thioredoxin encodes MDFTWEPSISGRVLAPVPTLLGTHSRGNHGGIAPTKIGESANVK; translated from the coding sequence GTGGATTTCACCTGGGAACCATCGATCTCAGGTAGGGTTCTCGCCCCCGTGCCGACCCTCTTGGGGACCCACAGCCGGGGCAACCACGGGGGGATTGCCCCTACCAAAATTGGGGAATCTGCCAATGTGAAATAG
- a CDS encoding CmpA/NrtA family ABC transporter substrate-binding protein encodes MTPLSRRNFLITAGASTATTLLLNACSPTSTSPTPEATTTPASGNSAAPSPVAALDTPEVTTAKLGFIALTDAAPLIIAKEKGIFAKYGMPDVDVSKQASWGATRDNLVLGSAGGGIDGAHILTPMPYLMTAGIVTDGKPLPMYILARLNVNGQGILLSNAYKDLKIGLDSSPLKEAFAQAKAGGKDIKVAMTFPGGTHDCWIRYWLAAGGIDPDNDISTIVVPPPQMVANMKVDAMEAFCVGEPWPLQTVNQAIGYGALTTGELWKDHPEKAFGMRADWVDANPKATQALIMAVQEAQIWCDMPENKDEMCNILAKREWFKVPVEDILDRSKGIFDFGSGRTLDDPTLMQTYWDRSASYPFKSHDLWFLTENIRWGYLKPDTDTKALVDQVNREDLWQAAAKALGQDAAIPASSSRGIETFFDGVTFDPENPNAYLSSLKIKKV; translated from the coding sequence ATGACCCCACTGTCCCGTCGGAACTTTCTAATTACCGCTGGTGCTTCTACGGCCACAACACTCCTTCTCAATGCTTGTAGTCCCACCAGCACGTCTCCTACCCCTGAAGCAACGACAACCCCCGCATCTGGTAATAGCGCTGCCCCTAGTCCTGTTGCCGCTTTAGATACCCCTGAAGTCACCACTGCCAAGCTGGGTTTCATTGCCCTCACCGATGCGGCTCCCCTGATTATTGCCAAGGAAAAAGGGATTTTTGCCAAATATGGCATGCCTGATGTGGATGTCTCAAAGCAGGCTTCCTGGGGTGCCACCCGCGACAATTTGGTACTGGGTTCTGCCGGTGGCGGTATTGACGGGGCACATATTTTAACGCCAATGCCCTATCTGATGACCGCCGGGATCGTGACCGATGGCAAGCCCCTGCCCATGTATATCCTGGCCCGCCTCAATGTCAATGGCCAAGGGATTCTCCTGTCCAATGCCTACAAAGATCTGAAGATTGGTTTGGATAGCAGTCCCCTGAAGGAGGCTTTTGCGCAGGCGAAGGCAGGGGGAAAGGATATCAAGGTGGCCATGACTTTCCCCGGCGGAACCCATGACTGCTGGATCCGCTACTGGCTGGCAGCAGGGGGCATTGACCCGGATAACGATATCTCGACCATCGTCGTACCTCCGCCCCAGATGGTGGCCAACATGAAGGTGGATGCCATGGAAGCGTTCTGTGTGGGCGAACCTTGGCCCCTGCAAACGGTGAACCAGGCCATTGGCTACGGTGCCTTGACGACGGGAGAACTGTGGAAGGATCACCCGGAGAAGGCGTTTGGGATGCGGGCGGATTGGGTCGATGCCAATCCCAAAGCGACCCAGGCGCTGATCATGGCGGTTCAGGAGGCTCAAATCTGGTGTGATATGCCAGAAAATAAGGATGAAATGTGCAATATCCTGGCAAAACGGGAGTGGTTTAAGGTGCCGGTGGAGGACATCCTCGATCGCTCCAAGGGGATTTTCGACTTCGGTAGCGGTCGCACCCTAGACGATCCCACCCTGATGCAAACCTACTGGGATCGCAGCGCCTCCTATCCTTTCAAGAGCCACGACCTTTGGTTCCTCACGGAAAACATTCGCTGGGGCTACCTCAAGCCCGACACCGACACCAAAGCCCTTGTGGATCAGGTGAATCGGGAAGACCTCTGGCAAGCAGCCGCTAAGGCTCTGGGCCAAGATGCTGCCATTCCCGCCAGTTCCTCCCGTGGCATAGAAACCTTCTTTGATGGGGTGACCTTTGACCCCGAAAATCCTAACGCTTACCTCAGTTCTCTGAAGATTAAAAAAGTCTAA